Genomic segment of Synechococcus sp. A15-28:
TAGGAGACCAACCCGTGCAGCAGCTGGTAGCCGCTGCGGGCAGCGATCAACAGACCGCCGCGGAACAGGGCCATCAACGAATGGGGCTGCCGTTGGAAGCGTTCCGCCAGGGCGACCCTGCCGATCTCGAGATGGTTGGTGCGACTGGCCAGGTCCGCCTTGATGCCGGGGTAGACGTGTTCGAGGTAGGAGCCATCGCTGCCAGGCAAGGAGCTGGCACCGGCGGGGATGAATTGCAACCGGGCCGATCCGGCGAGGTCTCCACTGCTGCGTTCCACCAACAGAAGATGGTCGTAATGGGGATCGCGTCCGTCGAGGTCGCGCTCGTCACCGGACCCGCTCAGTTGCTTGCGATAAGTCGATTCTCGCAACCGTCCCACCGCGTCTGCCACCGGATCAAAGGCGGCCCCTGCGATCAGATGCAGGTCCAGGTCATCGATCGCCAGAAGTCGCGTGTCCGACGCCTCGGCCACAGCAGAGGGAATGGACGGACCAGACAGCGTCATTCGTGTTCCAATCTGTCTCAGCCAGCCGGCAGATTAGACCGACTCGTTCGAGCTTTCGTCGCTTCTCACTGCCTTGATGCCTTTCCCTTCACGCCCTGCTGCTCTGGTCTGCACCCGGCTGATCGCGGGTCTGGCTGCCGCAGCAACCCTGGCGGTTGTCCCGATCGCGGCATCGGCGGACTTACTGACTCGGGCCAGCGGGACCTCCAGCCTGAATCGGGAGGCCTTTCGCTATCGACTGGGTCCCGGGGACAGCCTGGCGATGTCGGTGTTCAAGATGGATGGCTACGAGGCCAAGGTGGAGGT
This window contains:
- a CDS encoding GNAT family N-acyltransferase; this encodes MTLSGPSIPSAVAEASDTRLLAIDDLDLHLIAGAAFDPVADAVGRLRESTYRKQLSGSGDERDLDGRDPHYDHLLLVERSSGDLAGSARLQFIPAGASSLPGSDGSYLEHVYPGIKADLASRTNHLEIGRVALAERFQRQPHSLMALFRGGLLIAARSGYQLLHGLVSYNHFAYSDAVNAAFLSALLRPPYRRLNTPLPAPRHPFPGIHADDTPHPSGHIQALEQEIRQTLSDDFRLPVLLRQYFNLMHSEVCDLSLALDFNQITEILMAADLRRLPPERLALFIDLPHQPVYQRFSWYRGDE